A genomic window from Gossypium hirsutum isolate 1008001.06 chromosome D10, Gossypium_hirsutum_v2.1, whole genome shotgun sequence includes:
- the LOC107914396 gene encoding DNA-directed RNA polymerase II subunit 4, which produces MSGEEEENAAELKIGEEFLKAKCLMNCEVALILEHKYEQLQQMSDDPMNQVSQVFEKSLQYVKRFSRYKNPDAVRQVREILSRYQLAEFELCVLGNLCPETVEEAIAMVPSIKTKGRAHDDDAIERMLNDLSLIKKFE; this is translated from the exons ATGTCTGGCGAAGAGGAAGAAAACGCTGCTGAGCTCAAAATTGGAGAAG AGTTTTTGAAGGCgaagtgtttgatgaattgtgaaGTGGCTTTAATTCTCGAGCATAAGTATGAGCAGCTTCAGCAAATGTCTGACGATCCCATGAATCAAGTTTCCCA GGTATTCGAGAAGTCACTGCAGTATGTAAAACGCTTTAGCCGTTATAAAAATCCAGATGCTGTGAGACAAGTTCGAGA AATTCTGAGTAGATATCAGTTAGCTGAATTCGAG CTTTGTGTTCTTGGCAACCTGTGTCCTGAAACTGTGGAGGAAGCAATCGCTATGGTGCCTTCCATCAAG ACTAAAGGGCGGGCTCACGACGACGATGCCATCGAGAGAATGCTAAATGACCTTTCCCTTATCAAGAAATTTGAATAG